The following are encoded together in the Panicum virgatum strain AP13 chromosome 6K, P.virgatum_v5, whole genome shotgun sequence genome:
- the LOC120712407 gene encoding probable ubiquitin receptor RAD23 isoform X1 has translation MKVSIKTLKGSSFEIEVDPSIKVADVKKLIETTQGQNVYPADQQMLIHQGNVLKNETTLEENKVLENNFIVIMLSKKGSSSAASATAKAPTSQASVDRAIPASPATQPPAAAPAPVAPVSAPAPTAAAGPAPTVAAIAPVSAPAPTAAAGPAPTVAAITEADPYGQAVSNLVAGGNLEATIHSILEMGGGAWDRDTVVRALRAAYNNPERAVEYLYSGIPEPEEAPAAAAAAPAPASGQPVDPVQAPQSAQPAIPSSGPNANPLDLFPQALPNAASNAAGGENLDVLRNNTQFRGLLSLVQANPQILQPLLQELGKQNPHIMQLIQENQAEFLRLINEPAEGAEGSLLDQFADAEMPQTIAVTPEENEAIQRLEQMGFDRDLVLEVFFACNKDEQMAANYLLDHMNDFDEAQQ, from the exons CTGATCAACAGATGCTTATTCATCAAGGGAATGTTCTAAAAAATGAGACGACACTTGAAGAGAACAAAGTTCTGGAGAACAATTTCATTGTTATAATGTTGTCCAAG AAGGGATCATCAAGTGCTGCTTCAGCTACTGCTAAGGCTCCCACAAGTCAG GCCTCAGTTGATAGGGCGATTCCTGCCTCTCCTGCAACtcaaccaccagcagcagcaccagcacctGT TGCGCCTGTTAGTGCACCTGCCCCAACTGCAGCAGCTGGTCCAGCTCCCACTGTTGCGGCAAT TGCGCCTGTTAGTGCACCTGCCCCAACTGCAGCAGCTGGTCCAGCTCCCACTGTTGCGGCAAT CACTGAAGCGGATCCTTATGGTCAAGCTGTGTCAAACCTTGTTGCTGGTGGCAATCTAGAAGCAACTATACATTCTATTCTTGAAATGGGCGGAGGTGCATGGGACCGTGACACCGTTGTGCGGGCTCTTCGGGCTGCATATAACAACCCAGAGCGTGCTGTTGAATATTTATATTCT GGGATTCCTGAGCCGGAAGAggcccctgctgctgctgctgctgcaccagCTCCTGCAAGCGGCCAACCGGTTGATCCAGTTCAGGCTCCACAATCAGCGCAACCTGCAATTCCATCTTCTGGACCCAATGCTAATCCCTTGGACCTGTTTCCTCAG GCCCTGCCGAATGCTGCTTCAAATGCTGCTGGTGGTGAAAATCTCGATGTTCTGCGAAATAATACACAGTTCAGAGGTTTGCTTTCCTTGGTGCAGGCTAACCCTCAAATTTTGCAG CCTTTGCTTCAAGAACTAGGGAAACAAAATCCACATATTATGCAGCTGATTCAGGAAAACCAAGCCGAGTTTCTGCGTTTGATCAATGAACCCGCAGAGGGAGCTGAAGG GAGTTTGCTAGATCAGTTTGCTGATGCTGAAATGCCTCAAACAATAGCAGTGACACCCGAGGAGAATGAAGCTATACAGCGG CTTGAACAAATGGGCTTTGACCGCGATCTGGTTCTAGAGGTTTTCTTTGCCTGCAACAAGGATGAACAGATGGCTGCCAACTATCTGTTGGACCATATGAATGACTTTGACGAAGCTCAGCAATAG
- the LOC120712411 gene encoding 14-3-3-like protein GF14-C, producing the protein MSREENVYMAKLAEQAERYEEMVEYMEKVAKTVDVEELTVEERNLLSVAYKNVIGARRASWRIVSSIEQKEESRKNEEHVTLIKEYRGKIEAELSNICDGILKLLDSHLVPSSTAAESKVFYLKMKGDYHRYLAEFKTGAERKESAESTMVAYKAAQDIALAELAPTHPIRLGLALNFSVFYYEILNSPDKACNLAKQAFDEAISELDTLGEESYKDSTLIMQLLRDNLTLWTSDLTEDGAEEGKEAPKGDAVEGQ; encoded by the exons ATGTCGAGGGAGGAGAACGTTTACATGGCCAAGCTGGCCGAGCAGGCTGAAAGGTATGAGGAGATGGTTGAGTATATGGAGAAGGTGGCCAAGACTGTAGATGTCGAAGAGCTCACTGTTGAGGAGCGTAACCTCCTGTCAGTTGCATACAAGAATGTGATTGGGGCTCGCCGTGCTTCATGGCGCATTGTCTCATCCATTGAACAGAAGGAGGAGTCCCGTAAGAATGAGGAGCATGTTACTTTGATCAAGGAATACCGTGGCAAGATTGAAGCTGAGCTGAGCAATATCTGTGATGGCATCCTGAAGCTGCTCGACTCACACCTTGTTCCTTCTTCTACTGCTGCTGAGTCAAAGGTCTTCTACCTCAAGATGAAGGGTGACTATCACAG GTATCTTGCTGAGTTTAAGACCGGTGCTGAGAGGAAGGAATCTGCCGAGAGCACGATGGTTGCTTACAAGGCTGCTCAG GATATTGCTCTGGCTGAACTGGCGCCTACTCATCCTATCAGGCTTGGACTCGCTCTTAACTTCTCGGTGTTCTATTATGAGATTCTGAACTCCCCAGACAAAGCTTGCAATCTTGCAAAGCAG GCGTTTGATGAGGCTATCTCCGAGTTGGACACCCTTGGGGAGGAGTCATACAAGGACAGCACTCTGATCATGCAGCTCCTGAGGGACAACTTGACCCTCTGGACCTCTGACCTCACG GAGGATGGTGCTGAGGAGGGGAAAGAAGCCCCGAAAGGCGACGCCGTCGAGGGCCAGTAA
- the LOC120712410 gene encoding GDSL esterase/lipase At4g10955-like has product MDSSDDKFAVSGPMHMMEIGTGSSPTKMAAIDWDNQEHRRCIAACLTNGIYVMENDRSKIRLRQRAHELAPAWWESFHFQLFDKLEHPCKCICCKMSGDGTRFIYGAVFKYSPPGGAPPPPPPPPVCFIVAFRGTMPRDPTSFGDMGLNLRVLFNRQHSSSRFRNARELVEQLLDSNPNRVVWLAGHSLGASMALDVGRYMMIKRKHNNLPAFLFNPPQVSLAPAASGMDEKAKRRLYGFSYSLKYGLGQTILWPLRRHMEVLFEWLSPWVPEIYVHDRDGICKGFIDYFVMREQMGEHLGPHVARSATMLSYRDGLIFSAVVGFGEKNKEQPHLLPSARLWLNSTADGNAHELRQWWQPKLMLTSKQYKWV; this is encoded by the exons ATGGACTCATCAGATGACAAATTCGCTGTCTCGGGCCCCATGCATATGATGGAAATTGGCACTGGCTCTTCTCCGACGAAGATG gctgcGATAGACTg GGACAACCAGGAACACCGCCGCTGCATCGCCGCCTGCCTTACTAATGGAATTTACGTCATGGAGAACGATCGAAGCAAGATAAGGCTGCGCCAACGTGCGCACGAGCTCGCGCCGGCGTGGTGGGAGAGCTTCCACTTCCAGCTGTTTGACAAGCTCGAGCATCCCTGCAAGTGCATCTGCTGCAAAATGTCCGGAGACGGCACGCGGTTCATCTATGGAGCCGTCTTCAAGTACTCGCCCCCGggcggcgccccccccccccccccccccccacccgtcTGCTTCATCGTCGCCTTCCGTGGCACCATGCCACGGGATCCCACATCTTTCGGCGACATGGGCCTCAACCTAAGAGTCCTGTTCAACAGACAGCACTCCTCCAGCCGATTCCGCAACGCGCgcgagctggtggagcagctccTGGACTCCAACCCCAACCGCGTGGTCTGGCTCGCGGGGCACTCGCTGGGCGCGTCCATGGCGCTGGACGTGGGGCGGTACATGATGATCAAGAGGAAGCACAACAACCTGCCGGCATTCCTCTTCAACCCGCCCCAGGTGTCGCTGGCGCCGGCAGCCAGCGGCATGGACGAGAAGGCGAAGAGGCGTCTGTACGGCTTCAGCTACTCCCTGAAGTACGGGCTGGGGCAGACGATTCTATGGCCCCTGAGGAGGCACATGGAGGTTCTGTTCGAGTGGCTGTCGCCGTGGGTGCCGGAGATCTACGTGCACGACCGGGACGGCATCTGCAAGGGCTTCATCGACTACTTCGTGATGCGGGAGCAGATGGGCGAACATCTGGGCCCCCACGTAGCCAGGTCGGCCACGATGCTGTCATACCGCGATGGTCTAATTTTCAGCGCCGTGGTCGGCTTCGGCGAGAAGAACAAGGAGCAGCCGCACCTCCTGCCGTCCGCAAGGCTGTGGCTGAACTCAACCGCAGACGGCAACGCGCACGAGCTCCGGCAATGGTGGCAGCCGAAGCTCATGCTGACCTCCAAGCAATACAAATGGGTTTGA